From the Manihot esculenta cultivar AM560-2 chromosome 3, M.esculenta_v8, whole genome shotgun sequence genome, one window contains:
- the LOC110611765 gene encoding alpha,alpha-trehalose-phosphate synthase [UDP-forming] 1, translating into MPGNQYNSNSTPYPSRTQRLLRERELKKSSRSSHSNEATDNHRGIEPCEHDLRLREGDDSNNCYIEQDLEGAIAATKTLAEGCEYQDARPLRQRLLVVANRLPVSAVRRGEDSWSLEISAGGLVTALLGVKEFEARWIGWAGVNVPDEIGQKALTRALAEKRCIPVFLDEEIVHQYYNGYCNNILWPLFHYLGLPQEDRLATTRSFQSQFAAYKKANQMFADVVNKHYEEGDVVWCHDYHLMFLPKCLKEYNSNMKVGWFLHTPFPSSEIHRTLPSRSELLRSVLAADLVGFHTYDYARHFVSACTRILGLEGTPEGVEDQGRLTRVAAFPIGIDSDRFIRALEVPQVQDHIKELKERFSGRKVMLGVDRLDMIKGIPQKILAFEKFLEENSHWRDKVVLLQIAVPTRTDVPEYQKLTSQVHEIVGRINGRFGTLTAVPIHHLDRSLDFHALCALYAVTDVALVTSLRDGMNLVSYEFVACQDSKKGVLILSEFAGAAQSLGAGAILVNPWNITEVADSIRQALTMSCEEREKRHRHNFAHVKTHTAQEWAETFVSELNDTVIEAQLRTRQVPPILPEEDAIERYLQSNNRLLILGFNATLTEPVDTPGRRGDQIKEMELKLHPELKETLVALCSDPKTTIVVLSGSERNVLDENFGEFDMWLAAEHGMFLRLTKAEWMTTMPDHLNMEWVDSVKHVFEYFTERTPRSHFELRETSLVWNYKYADVEFGRLQARDMLQHLWTGPISNASVDVIQGSRSVEVRPVGVTKGAAIDRILGEIVHSKSMTTPIDFVLCVGHFLGKDEDVYTFFEPVLPSDGVGIARTKQTDGLKSPGEKRPPPKLPAKSGSKSSQGKSRPSPNLDKKMTNNSCASGRRQSPEKISWNVLDLKGDNYFSCAVGRTRTNARYLLQSSDDVVSFLKKLANASP; encoded by the exons ATGCCTGGAAACCAGTACAACAGTAACTCAACCCCTTACCCAAGTCGTACACAACGGCTCTTGAGAGAaagagagctgaagaaaagcaGCAGGTCTTCCCATTCAAATGAGGCTACTGATAATCATAGGGGGATTGAACCATGTGAACATGATTTGCGCTTGAGAGAAGGTGACGACTCAAACAATTGCTATATTGAGCAAGACCTTGAAGGGGCTATTGCAGCTACGAAGACACTTGCTGAGGGATGTGAATATCAGGATGCCAGGCCTTTAAGGCAACGGCTGCTGGTGGTGGCTAACAGGCTGCCTGTCTCTGCAGTTAGAAGGGGTGAAGATTCATGGTCATTGGAGATAAGTGCTGGAGGCCTAGTTACTGCCCTTTTAG GTGTGAAGGAATTTGAGGCAAGATGGATTGGTTGGGCTGGTGTAAATGTGCCTGATGAGATTGGTCAGAAGGCACTTACTAGAGCTTTGGCGGAAAAG AGATGCATACCAGTATTCCTTGATGAAGAGATTGTTCATCAATATTATAATGGCTACtgcaacaatatattatggccTCTTTTTCATTATCTTGGACTTCCACAAGAAGATCGCCTTGCCACAACAAGAAGTTTTCAGTCACAATTTGCTGCATATAAGAAGGCTAATCAAATGTTTGCTGATGTGGTGAATAAACACTATGAAGAGGGTGATGTTGTGTGGTGCCATGATTATCATCTAATGTTCCTTCCAAAATGCTTAAAAGAATACAACAGTAATATGAAAGTTGGTTGGTTTCTCCACACACCCTTTCCTTCTTCTGAAATCCACAGGACTCTTCCATCTCGATCAGAGCTACTGCGTTCAGTTCTTGCTGCTGATTTAGTTGG ATTTCATACCTATGACTATGCAAGGCATTTTGTTAGTGCTTGTACTCGTATCCTTGGACTGGAGGGCACACCTGAAGGAGTTGAGGACCAGGGGAGGCTGACTCGAGTTGCTGCT TTCCCTATTGGGATAGACTCTGATCGTTTCATAAGAGCACTGGAGGTCCCTCAAGTCCAGGATCATatcaaagaattgaaagaaagatTTTCTGGCCGAAAG gTAATGTTAGGTGTTGATCGCCTTGATATGATTAAAGGAATTCCACAGAAGATACTTGCATTTGAAAAGTTTCTTGAAGAAAACTCTCATTGGCGTGATAAAGTTGTCCTGCTACAGATTGCAGTGCCAACCCGTACTGATGTACCTGAGT ATCAAAAACTCACAAGCCAAGTTCATGAAATTGTTGGGCGCATTAATGGTAGATTTGGAACTTTGACTGCTGTTCCAATACATCATTTG GATCGCTCTCTGGACTTCCATGCCTTATGTGCGTTGTATGCTGTTACTG ATGTTGCACTTGTAACTTCTTTGAGGGATGGAATGAATCTTGTTAGTTATGAATTTGTAGCATGCCAAGATTCAAAGAAAGGTGTACTCATTCTTAGTGAG TTTGCTGGAGCAGCACAATCTCTGGGTGCTGGTGCAATCCTTGTGAATCCTTGGAATATCACTGAAGTTGCTGATTCAATACGCCAAGCTTTGACTATGTCATGTGAGGAGAGAGAGAAGCGACATCGGCATAATTTTGCACATGTGAAAACCCACACTGCTCAAGAATGGGCTGAAACTTTTGTGAG TGAACTAAATGATACTGTTATTGAGGCTCAGCTAAGGACTAGGCAAGTTCCACCTATTCTTCCAGAAGAAGATGCAATTGAACGCTATTTGCAGTCTAATAACCGGTTGCTCATACTG GGATTCAATGCAACGTTGACTGAACCAGTAGACACTCCTGGGCGAAGAGGTGATCAAATTAAAGAAATGGAACTTAAGTTGCATCCTGAGCTGAAAGAAACATTGGTAGCACTATGTAGTGATCCAAAGACAACCATTGTTGTTTTAAGTGGGAGTGAGAGAAATGTCTTAGATGAG AATTTTGGGGAGTTTGACATGTGGCTGGCAGCAGAACATGGAATGTTTTTACGTCTTACCAAGGCAGAGTGGATGACAACAATGCCAGATCACTTGAACATGGAATGGGTTGACAGTGTGAAG cATGTCTTTGAGTACTTCACAGAACGGACACCCAGATCACACTTTGAACTTCGTGAAACATCACTTGTATGGAATTACAAGTATGCag ATGTTGAATTTGGAAGACTTCAAGCTAGGGATATGTTGCAGCATCTCTGGACAGGCCCAATTTCTAATGCATCTGTTGATGTCATCCAGGGTAGCAGATCAGTTGAGGTTAGACCAGTTGGTGTTACAAAG GGTGCTGCTATTGATCGAATACTAGGAGAGATCGTTCACAGTAAATCCATGACAACACCAATTGATTTTGTCCTGTGTGTTGGGCATTTTCTGGGAAAG GATGAAGATGTGTACACCTTCTTTGAGCCGGTGCTACCTTCTGATGGCGTAGGTATTGCAAGAACCAAGCAAACTGACGGCTTGAAGTCGCCAGGGGAAAAGCGTCCTCCTCCGAAGCTTCCAGCTAAAAGTGGGTCCAAATCGTCTCAAGGTAAGTCACGACCTTCACCAAATCTTGACAAGAAAATGACCAACAATAGCTGTGCGAGTGGTCGGAGGCAGTCACCAGAGAAGATTTCATGGAATGTTCTTGATCTCAAGGGAGATAATTACTTCTCTTGTGCTGTCGGACGAACTCGAACAAATGCTCGCTATCTACTTCAATCTTCAGATGATGTTGTCTCCTTTCTGAAGAAACTAGCCAATGCATCTCCTTGA